A window of Longimicrobium sp. genomic DNA:
CCCGACTCCCACCGCGAGCACCTCCACCCTCTGATTTCGACGCGACGACTCGGGCTCGTCACCCACTCCCGGCTGTCAGATTTTCGGCCGCCAGAAGTGTCAGACTTTCACCCGGCGTTGACAGCACTCAGCACTCAGCACTCAGCACTCAGCACTTAGGACTTAGGACTTAGGACTTAGGACTTAGGACTTAGGACTTAGGACTTAGGACTTCCCCTTGCCCCCCGCGTGACCGCGTCGCATCCTTCCGCGTCTACCCGGCAAACGAAAACGCGGACGCGAGACGGAGCGGCGGATTGCCTTCCACCCTGACGGTCGACGAGCTGCTGCGCACCAAGAAGGAGCCGCTCGGTCTCGAGCTGCTCACCGACGGGCGCGGGCTGGTCCGCGAGATCCACAACCCCGACATCTCCAGCCCCGGGCTGGTGCTCACCGGCTACAGCGAGCGCTTTCCCAGCGACCGCGTGCAGGTGCTGGGCGAAACCGAGATCTCGTTCCTCGAGTCGCTGGACGACGACCGCCGCACCAGCGCCATCGAGGCGTTCCTTTCCTTCGACATTCCCGTCATCTTCATCACCAAGGGGCAGGCGCCGCCGGAGCCGCTGATCGACGTGGCCAACCGCGTGGGCACCCCGGTGATCCTCTCGGGGCTCAAGACCTCCGAGTTCTACACCCGCATCAAGCCGTTCCTGGAAGAGCGCTTCGCGCCCACCACCACCATGCACGGCTCGCTGGCCGACGTGTACGGCGTGGGGCTGCTCTTCACCGGCACCAGCGGGGTAGGGAAGAGCGAGGCGGTGCTCGACCTGGTGGAGCGCGGGCACCGGCTGGTGGCCGACGACCTGGTGATCGTGTCGCGGCGCGGGCACGAGGTGCTGATCGGGCGCGGGCACGAGCTGCAGCGGCACCACATGGAGATCCGCGGCGTGGGGATCATCGACGTGCACCGCCTGTTCGGCATCCGCGCCATCCGCCAGCAGAAGCGCATCGAGGTGGTGGTGCAGCTGGAGGTGTGGAACGGGAGCGCGACCTACGACCGCACGGGGCTGGATCCCCAGTTCGCCGAGATCCTGGGCGTGCCCGTGCCCAAGGTCACCATCCCGCTGGTGCCGGGAAAGAACATCACCGTGGTCTGCGAGGTGGTGGCGATGAACCACCTGCTGAAGTTCTCGGGCCACGACACCGCCGCGCTGTTCAACCGGCGGCTGCAGGCGCGCATGTCCGGGACCCTGGAGTACCTGGAGGAAGACTATGAGTGAGCCGGTGCGCGGCGTCGTGGTGGCGCACGGGTCGCTGGCGCAGGGGCTGGTGTCGTCGGTCCTGGCCATCAGCGGCGTGGAGGGCGATGCGCTGGTCCCGCTCAGCAACGAGGGGTGCGGCCCCGAGGCGCTGCAGGCCAGCGTCACGGGCGCGCTGGGCGACGAGGGTCCCGCCATCGTCTTCACCGACATGGGAAGCGGAAGCTGCGCCTTCACCGCGCGGCGCATCGCGCTGGAGCGGCCGGGAACGGGGATCGTGACCGGGGTGAACCTGCCCGTGCTGCTGGACTTCGTCTTCCACCGCGAGATGCCGCTGGCCGAGCTGGTGGAGCGGCTGGTGGAGAAGGGGCGCGCGGGGGTCAGCGGCGCCCACCGGGAGGCGGCGGCGCATGCCGATCGTGCTGTTTAGGGTCGACGAACGGCTCATCCACGGCCAGGTGGTGGTGGGCTGGGGCGGCCCGCTCCACGCCGACCGCATCGTGGTGGTGGATGATGATCTCGCGGCCAGCCCGTGGGAGCAGGAGCTGTACTGCCTGGGGGTGCCCCCGGAGATCGAGGCGCGCTTCCTTTCCGTGGCCACCGCGCGCGGCGACCTGCCGGCGTGGAAGGCCGAGCACAAGCGCACCATCGTGCTGGTCCGCGACGTCGCCACCGCGGCCCGGATGGCCGAGGGCGGGCTGCTGGCGGGCGAAGAGGTGAACCTGGGCGGGATCCACCACGCCGAGGGGCGCGCGCGCATCCTCTCGTACCTGCACCTGCGCCCCGAGGAGCGCGGGCAGCTGGACGTGATCGCCGCCGGCGGGGCCGAGGTGTCGGCGCGGGACCTGCCCGCGTCGAAGAAGGTGCCGCTGAAGGAACTGACGCCCGGCTGATACGGACCTTGAGATCGACTGTGCATTCGATACGCGCCCGGAGACGTCATCCTGAGGCCGGCCACGGCGAACCGGTCCACGCACCGGCGGCGGCAGGCCGAAGGATCCATGGCCAGTCGCCACACGTGCGCCGGGAATCACGCACGTCCGTAAAACGGGTATGAGATGATTCCCACCGCCGCGCAGACCGCCGTGCTCGCCCTGCTGGGGGGCCTCGTCGCGCTCGACGGGACCTCGGTGGGGCAGTTCATGGTGTCGCGCCCCTTCGTGGCCGCCGCGCTCGGGGGGCTCGCCGTCGGCCGGCCGATGCTGGGGATCCAGGCGGGGATCGTGCTCGAGGCGCTGCATCTCGCGGTCCTCCCCGTGGGCGCGGCGAAGTACCCCGAGGGGGGCCCGGCCTCGGTGGCCGTGGGCGGCGTCTTCGCCGCCTCGCAGTCGCCCCCCGTCGCCGCGTCGGCCACGCTGCTGGTGGCCGTTCTGGTCGCCCTGGCGCTGGAGTGGGTGGGGGGATACTCGGTGGAGCGGATGCGCCAGTTCAACGTCCGCTTCGCCGGCTCGCCGCCCGAGGGAGTGACGCCGCGGGAGGTGGCGCGGCGCCACCTGACGCCGGTCGCGGTGGACTTCGCGCGCGGCGCGGTGCTGACGCTGGTCGGCGTGGGGGTGCTGGACCTGCTGCTGGGGACGATCGACTTCTCCGGCTTCCCGGAAATCGCTGTCGGAACCGTCGTCCGGCTGGCGGTGGTGGCGGGGGTGGCCTCGGCGCTGCGGCTCTTCGGGCGGGGGAACTACCCGTTCTTCCTGGCGGGCGCGGCGGCCGGGGCGGCGGTGGCATGGCTGAGGTGACGGAGCTGGGCGCGGGGGTGCGCCGGCGCATGCTGCTGCGCTCCTTCGCCGTGCAGGGGAGCTGGAATTACCAGACGCTGATCGGCACGGGGCTGGCGTTCATCCTGAGTCCCGCGCTGCGGCGGGTGCACGCGGGCGACGACGAGGCGCTGCGGCGGGCGCTGGGGCGGCACACCGAGCTCTTCAACAGCCACCCGTACCTGGCCGCCGTGGCCGCGGGCGCCATCGCCCGGCTGGAGGCCGAGCGCGTGCCGCCGGAAACGGTGGCGCGCTTCAAGGCCGCCGTCCGTGGGTCGCTCGGGACGCTCGGCGACCGCCTGGTGTGGCTGATGTGGCGGCCGATGTCGGTGCTGCTGGGCGTCTCCCTCGTCCTCGCCGGGGCCGCCTGGTGGGTGGGGGCGCTCGCCTTCCTGCTGGTGTTCAACGCGCTGCACCTGTGGATGCGCGCGTGGGGCCTCAGGACGGGGCTGCGCGACGGGCTGCGGATCGGCGGCACGCTGCGCGGCGTTCCCTTCCAGCGCATGGGCGACCGCGCCGCGCAGGCGGGGGCGCTGCTGGCCGGGCTGGCCGCGGCGCTGGCGGCGGCGCCGAAGGGCTCGCACGCCTGGGAGTGGGCCGCGGGCGCCGCCGCGGCCGTGCTGGGGGTGGCGCTGGGCCGCCGCGTGCGCGCCGCCGCCGCCGTGGCCATGGTTGTCGCGCTGATCGCGGGGCTGGTCCTCGCACGCACCTGATACCGCCGGGACGGATGGAAACGAGCAGCGAAGTGCAGATCGTGAACAAGTACGGCCTCCACGCGCGCCCCGCCGCGGAGTTCGTGAAGCTGGCCAACCGCTTTGCCGCCGACGTCTGGATCCGCAAGGAAGACGTGGAGGTGAGCGGGAAGAGCATCATGGGGGTGATGATGCTGGCGGCCGAGTGCGGCAGCACCGTGCAGATCCGCGCCGCGGGCGACGACTCGCAGGCGGCGGTGGACGCGCTGGTGCAGCTCATCCAGAACCGGTTCGGAGAGGACTGACGCCCGTGAGCCTGGTCCGCGACGGGATCCCGGCCGCGCCGGGAATCGTCATCGCCCCCGCGCGCGTGCTGCGCTGGGAGGTGCCGCGCGTGCCGCACGGCGCCACGGTGGCGCCCGAGCGCGTGGAAGACGAGGTCGTCCGCTTCCTGGACGCCTGCGAGTGGGCCAAGGGGCGCATCCGCGAGCTGATGGAGCGCACCGCGAAGAAGATGGGCGAGGTGGAGGCCCAGATCTTCGAGCCGCAGCTGCTGATGCTCGAGGACGCCGACCTGGTGCAGGGAACGCTCGGCTACATCCGCGAGAACCACCTGAGCGCCGAGCGCGCCTTCGAGTGGCGGGTGCTGGAGTGGGAGTCGGCCCTCTCGCACTCCTCCCACCCCATGGTGCTGGACCGGCTGAACGACCTGGCCGACGTGCAGAACCGCGTGCAGCGGCGCCTGATGTCGCTTCCCGACCCCGACATCGGGTCGCGCGCGGCCGAGCACAAGCACGTGATCCTGGTGGCCCGCGAGCTCACGCCGTCGCTCACCGTGCAGCTGGACCCCGAGCACGTCATCGGCATCGCCACCGACCTGGGCACGCGCACCTCGCACTCGTCCATCCTGGCGCGCTCGCTCGACATCCCCTGCGTCGTGTCGCTGGGCGACCTGTCGGAGCAGGTGAGGGACGGGCAGGAGGTGATCCTGGACGGGCGCACGGGGCGGGTGATCGTGGACCCCAGCGCCGACGAGCAGCAGGCCTACCGCGAGCGCGACTTCGCGGTGCGCGAGTGGGAGCAGGAGCTGGTGCTGCTGGCCCATCTCCCGTCCCGGACCCGCGACGGGGTGGGGCTGGAGCTGCGCAGCAACATCGACCTTCCCGGCGAGGCCACCAGCGCCCGCAACCACGGCGCCTGCGGCATCGGCCTGTACCGCACCGAGTTCCTGGTGGTGGGCCGCAACACCGCGCCGGGCGAAGACGAGCAGTACCGCGCGTACCGGGCCGTGGCCGAGGCCTTCCCGGCGCACCCGGTGATCATCCGCACCTTCGACCTGGGCGGCGACAAGTTCCCGGCGTTCCTGCACATGGCGCCCGAGGAGAACCCCTTCCTGGGGTGGCGCGCCATCCGCGTCTGCCTCGATGAGCCGGCCATCTTCCGCACCCAGCTGCGCGCGCTGCTCCGGGCCATGAAGCACGGCGACGTGCGCATCATGCTCCCGCTCATCAACGACATCTCCGAGGTGGAGCAGACGCGCCGGCTGATCGAGGAGTCGCGCGAGCAGCTGGCCGCCGAGGGGCACGAGGTGCCGGAGACGTACAGCCTGGGGGCGATGATCGAGACGCCGGCCGCGGCGCTCAGCGCGCCCGAGCTGGCGCGGCACGTGGACTTCTTCTCCATCGGCACCAACGACCTGGTGCAGTACACGCTGGCCGTGGACCGCGGCAACTCGCGCCTGGCCAAGCTCTACAACCCCTTCCACCCCGCCGTGGTGCGGCTGATGGACATGACCGCGCGCGCCGGCCGCGAGGCGGGGATCGAGGTGGGCGTGTGCGGCGAGGTGGCGGCCAACCCGGTCGCCGCGTTCATGCTCATCGGGATGCGGGTGAGCTCGCTCTCGGTGGGCCCCGCGTCGCTGGCCGAGATCAAGAAGGTCATCCGCTCGGTCTCGTTCGCCGAGGCCGAGGCCGCGGTGGCCGAGGCGGTGCGCGCGCCCACCCCCGACGCGGTGCTGAGGGCGCTCACCAGCCGGCTGGGGGCGGCGCTCGACCTCTCCAAGTTCGCCGGGCCGTGGAGCTTGTCGGGGTCCGGCTGACGCGGTATCTTCCCGCCGCAAGCGAACTTCCGCCACACACACGCATCTCCCCGGACAGATACCCGATGGCCCGCCGCCAGCTCTTCACCTCGGAGTCGGTCACCGAGGGGCACCCCGACAAGATCGCCGACCAGATCAGCGACGCCGTTCTCGACGCCATCCTGGCCGACGACCCCACGGGGCGCGTGGCCTGCGAGACGCTGGTGACCACCGGCGTGGCCGTGGTGGCCGGCGAGATCACCACCTCCACCTACGTCGACATTCCCTCCATCGTCCGCGGGACGCTGAAGGGGATCGGCTACACCGACGCCCAGTACGGCATCGACGCGCACACCTGCGCGGTGATGACCACCATCGACCGGCAGAGCCCCGACATCGCGCAGGGGGTGGACACCGGCGGCGCGGGCGACCAGGGGATGATGTTCGGCTACGCGACCGACGAGAACGACGCGCTGATGCCGACCCCCATCCTGCTGGCCCACCGCATGGCCGAGCGGCTGGCGGCGGTGCGCAAGGACGGCACGCTGGCCTGGCTGCGCCCCGACGGGAAGACGCAGGTCTCGGTGGAGTACGAGGGCGACCGCCCGGTGTGCGTGGACACGGTGGTGGTCTCCACGCAGCACGACCCCGAGGCCACGCAGGACGAGATCCGGCAGGGGGTGATCGAGCAGGTGATCACCCCGTCGCTCCCGGAAGGGCTGTTCGACCCGGAGAAGACCACGATCCACGTGAACCCCACCGGCCGCTTCGTGATCGGCGGGCCCCACGGCGACGCGGGGCTCACCGGGCGCAAGATCATCGTGGACACCTACGGCG
This region includes:
- the hprK gene encoding HPr(Ser) kinase/phosphatase, with amino-acid sequence MPSTLTVDELLRTKKEPLGLELLTDGRGLVREIHNPDISSPGLVLTGYSERFPSDRVQVLGETEISFLESLDDDRRTSAIEAFLSFDIPVIFITKGQAPPEPLIDVANRVGTPVILSGLKTSEFYTRIKPFLEERFAPTTTMHGSLADVYGVGLLFTGTSGVGKSEAVLDLVERGHRLVADDLVIVSRRGHEVLIGRGHELQRHHMEIRGVGIIDVHRLFGIRAIRQQKRIEVVVQLEVWNGSATYDRTGLDPQFAEILGVPVPKVTIPLVPGKNITVVCEVVAMNHLLKFSGHDTAALFNRRLQARMSGTLEYLEEDYE
- a CDS encoding PTS sugar transporter subunit IIB, which gives rise to MPIVLFRVDERLIHGQVVVGWGGPLHADRIVVVDDDLAASPWEQELYCLGVPPEIEARFLSVATARGDLPAWKAEHKRTIVLVRDVATAARMAEGGLLAGEEVNLGGIHHAEGRARILSYLHLRPEERGQLDVIAAGGAEVSARDLPASKKVPLKELTPG
- a CDS encoding PTS sugar transporter subunit IIC, with product MIPTAAQTAVLALLGGLVALDGTSVGQFMVSRPFVAAALGGLAVGRPMLGIQAGIVLEALHLAVLPVGAAKYPEGGPASVAVGGVFAASQSPPVAASATLLVAVLVALALEWVGGYSVERMRQFNVRFAGSPPEGVTPREVARRHLTPVAVDFARGAVLTLVGVGVLDLLLGTIDFSGFPEIAVGTVVRLAVVAGVASALRLFGRGNYPFFLAGAAAGAAVAWLR
- a CDS encoding PTS system mannose/fructose/sorbose family transporter subunit IID, coding for MAEVTELGAGVRRRMLLRSFAVQGSWNYQTLIGTGLAFILSPALRRVHAGDDEALRRALGRHTELFNSHPYLAAVAAGAIARLEAERVPPETVARFKAAVRGSLGTLGDRLVWLMWRPMSVLLGVSLVLAGAAWWVGALAFLLVFNALHLWMRAWGLRTGLRDGLRIGGTLRGVPFQRMGDRAAQAGALLAGLAAALAAAPKGSHAWEWAAGAAAAVLGVALGRRVRAAAAVAMVVALIAGLVLART
- a CDS encoding HPr family phosphocarrier protein, whose protein sequence is METSSEVQIVNKYGLHARPAAEFVKLANRFAADVWIRKEDVEVSGKSIMGVMMLAAECGSTVQIRAAGDDSQAAVDALVQLIQNRFGED
- the ptsP gene encoding phosphoenolpyruvate--protein phosphotransferase, translating into MSLVRDGIPAAPGIVIAPARVLRWEVPRVPHGATVAPERVEDEVVRFLDACEWAKGRIRELMERTAKKMGEVEAQIFEPQLLMLEDADLVQGTLGYIRENHLSAERAFEWRVLEWESALSHSSHPMVLDRLNDLADVQNRVQRRLMSLPDPDIGSRAAEHKHVILVARELTPSLTVQLDPEHVIGIATDLGTRTSHSSILARSLDIPCVVSLGDLSEQVRDGQEVILDGRTGRVIVDPSADEQQAYRERDFAVREWEQELVLLAHLPSRTRDGVGLELRSNIDLPGEATSARNHGACGIGLYRTEFLVVGRNTAPGEDEQYRAYRAVAEAFPAHPVIIRTFDLGGDKFPAFLHMAPEENPFLGWRAIRVCLDEPAIFRTQLRALLRAMKHGDVRIMLPLINDISEVEQTRRLIEESREQLAAEGHEVPETYSLGAMIETPAAALSAPELARHVDFFSIGTNDLVQYTLAVDRGNSRLAKLYNPFHPAVVRLMDMTARAGREAGIEVGVCGEVAANPVAAFMLIGMRVSSLSVGPASLAEIKKVIRSVSFAEAEAAVAEAVRAPTPDAVLRALTSRLGAALDLSKFAGPWSLSGSG
- the metK gene encoding methionine adenosyltransferase → MARRQLFTSESVTEGHPDKIADQISDAVLDAILADDPTGRVACETLVTTGVAVVAGEITTSTYVDIPSIVRGTLKGIGYTDAQYGIDAHTCAVMTTIDRQSPDIAQGVDTGGAGDQGMMFGYATDENDALMPTPILLAHRMAERLAAVRKDGTLAWLRPDGKTQVSVEYEGDRPVCVDTVVVSTQHDPEATQDEIRQGVIEQVITPSLPEGLFDPEKTTIHVNPTGRFVIGGPHGDAGLTGRKIIVDTYGGMGRHGGGAFSGKDPTKVDRSAAYAARWAAKHVVAAGLARRCEIQLAYAIGVAQPVSVRVDTFGTAQVDEEMIENALREVFDFTPKGIIQSLGLRTPIYRPTAAYGHFGRTSEMSQNGRGEVKLFPWEETPRVDDLRTAAKAGS